The Pogona vitticeps strain Pit_001003342236 chromosome 6, PviZW2.1, whole genome shotgun sequence genome contains a region encoding:
- the LOC110088257 gene encoding hydroperoxide isomerase ALOXE3: MASYKVQVATGNYLLGGTFSRISITLVGTQGESPKQELNNSGRDFVRGAVDEFSLPCEPDLGSLLMIRLHKDPYLFFPSDGWYCSYVKVKTPQGDVYTFPSYQWLEGHGTWSLREGTAKKIADDAGNQLLLDHRKEELKKQQDFYRWEEYAPGWPRCHNVESLDALDANSKYLTSMTAVFTGRTAKSELEVRLKGFSGLRDSWKSLEDIHKIFWFNKTPVSEYVAEHWLEDSFFGYQYLNGVHPTMIRKCTEIPPNFPVTPEMVAGCLGPSTSLQKELKKGNIFIIDYKILEGIPTCKLDGIQQYLAAPICLFYLNPKGQMMPLAIQLSQTPGPESPIFLPTDRKWDWTLAKIWMKLANFHVHEVNTHLLEAHFLGEVYVMATLRQLPRCHPIYKLLIPHTRFIFHINTLARTSLLHPGGFLDKAASTGREGMVQLMAKGTQTTTYSSLCLPDDLQQRGVTSVPNYYYMEDGMKIWTAIENFVSAIVGFYYKCDAEVKDDPEIQAWVHEIFTEAFLGRESSGAPSTLETKAELTKFLTMIIFCSSARHAAVNSGQFDFAAWMPNTPATLRQPPPKVKGTASLESILDTLPDVSSTCTLLVVLSVVSYPLHEQGRLGHYPDEHFTEEEPKRHIAAFQERLAVISKTIEERNKKLALPYSYLNPVLVENSIAV, from the exons ATGGCCAGCTACAAGGTCCAGGTGGCGACCGGCAACTACCTCCTCGGTGGGACCTTCAGCAGGATCTCCATCACCCTAGTGGGAACGCAAGGGGAGAGCCCCAAACAGGAGCTGAACAACTCTGGAAGGGATTTTGTGCGCGGCGCT GTGGACGAGTTTAGCCTTCCGTGCGAGCCAGACCTGGGGTCTCTCCTGATGATACGACTCCACAAAGACCCTTACTTGTTCTTCCCTTCCGACGGCTGGTACTGCAGTTACGTCAAGGTGAAGACGCCGCAGGGGGACGTGTACACCTTCCCTTCTTATCAGTGGCTGGAGGGCCACGGCACCTGGAGTCTGCGGGAAGGCACAG CCAAAAAAATTGCGGATGACGCAGGCAACCAACTTCTCCTGGATCATCGGAAAGAAGAGTTGAAAAAACAGCAAGATTTCTACAG GTGGGAGGAATACGCGCCAGGCTGGCCCCGTTGCCACAACGTAGAAAGTCTGGACGCCCTGGATGCCAACTCCAAATACCTCACCAGCATGACTGCCGTCTTTACCGGCCGAACCGCCAAATC ggaACTTGAAGTGAGGCTGAAAGGCTTCTCCGGTTTGAGGGATTCCTGGAAAAGTTTGGAAGATATTCACAAAATCTTTTGGTTTAACAAAACACCAGTCTCAG AATACGTTGCCGAACACTGGCTGGAGGACAGTTTCTTTGGCTACCAATATCTGAACGGGGTCCACCCCACGATGATCAGAAAGTGCACCGAGATCCCACCTAACTTTCCGGTGACTCCAGAGATGGTCGCGGGTTGCCTAGGACCATCGACAAGTCTTCAAAAAGAGCTGAAG aAAGGAAACATCTTTATCATTGACTACAAAATCCTCGAGGGCATACCCACCTGCAAGCTGGACGGGATACAGCAGTACCTCGCAGCCCCCATCTGCTTGTTCTACCTTAACCCGAAAGGACAGATGATGCCTTTGGCTATCCAG CTCAGCCAGACCCCTGGTCCAGAGAGCCCTATCTTCCTTCCCACTGACCGTAAATGGGATTGGACGCTGGCCAAGATCTGGATGAAGCTGGCCAACTTCCATGTCCATGAAGTCAACACCCACCTCCTTGAAGCGCACTTCCTGGGAGAAGTCTATGTCATGGCCACTCTCCGTCAGCTGCCCCGATGCCACCCAATCTACAAG CTCCTGATCCCTCATACCCGTTTTATATTCCACATCAACACCTTGGCCCGCACTTCTCTGCTCCATCCGGGAGGATTTCTGGATAAG GCAGCTTCGACAGGGCGGGAGGGGATGGTACAGCTGATGGCCAAGGGCACCCAAACCACCACGTACTCCTCCCTTTGCCTCCCTGATGACCTCCAACAGCGAGGAGTCACTTCCGTCCCTAACTACTACTACATGGAAGATGGGATGAAGATCTGGACAGCCATAGAGAA CTTCGTCTCTGCCATTGTTGGCTTCTACTACAAATGTGATGCGGAGGTGAAGGACGACCCCGAAATACAGGCGTGGGTCCACGAGATCTTCACGGAAGCATTTCTGGGCCGGGAATCCTCAG GAGCCCCTTCCACCTTGGAAACGAAAGCTGAGCTGACCAAGTTCCTCACCATGATCATCTTTTGCTCTTCAGCCCGCCATGCAGCGGTCAACAGTGGGCAG TTTGATTTCGCCGCCTGGATGCCCAACACGCCGGCCACTTTGCGGCAGCCTCCTCCGAAAGTCAAGGGCACCGCGTCCTTGGAGAGCATTCTGGACACCCTCCCGGACGTCAGCTCCACCTGCACTCTCCTGGTGGTGCTCTCCGTAGTGAGCTACCCGCTGCACGAACAG ggacGCCTGGGCCACTACCCTGATGAGCATTTTACAGAAGAGGAACCCAAGCGACACATTGCCGCCTTCCAAGAACGCCTGGCTGTCATTTCCAAGACGATTGAGGAAAGGAACAAAAAGCTGGCCCTCCCTTACAGCTACCTGAACCCAGTCTTGGTAGAGAACAGCATCGCTGTGTAA